DNA sequence from the Xenopus tropicalis strain Nigerian chromosome 4, UCB_Xtro_10.0, whole genome shotgun sequence genome:
TTTGTCGTgcttacaacatttttacaatgtGGCGACCAACACATTAAGAACTGTGTAATTACctacacttttgtgaatttctcccctaggcagggttggactgggctgccgggacaccgggaaaaatcctggtgggccccggcgggccagacccgacccttgctggcgctccccctgcccaaccgttcctcccctgatgcgttaaatttacgtgcgctcaggggaggacgtcgggtgggggatactgcggggggttagggggcccctgcggggggggggttaagggacgcggccggcgggggcacctgcatgaccactggggtgggagccccagtgggccctgcacccccccagtctgaccttgccCCTAGGAGTTTAGTAGCTTCTTGCAGTAACGTAGTGTTACGTTCCATTGTTTGCTGTGAGCAAGTAGTGTTATGCCCCTAGCCTCTCAGCTACCCTTTGTGGTACAACATTAAAGATACATGCACACATTGTCAGAACACAAGCCATAGTATAAGGACAAGGACCCACGGAGTGGTTCAGTCgtccacaatagatctctgctatttcAGGCAGCTAACgactctgaaatggctttccaccagcaaaaataggagtcaccagtgggaACCATTCGCAtcacttcagttttctgaagtcgtgCTAAgttgctgcaggaggaaactttgcaccgacgactcctattgttgctggtggaaagtcaTTTCGGAGCAGAGCAGAGAAATATCTCGGGGGAACTGATCCGTGGGTCCTTACCCTAAATAATATCTAGGGCTGTAAATAATTGTTGTCCTCAGATCAGACAGTTACTGGCTCTGGTACCAAGAAAATCTAGGCCAGCTGTAATCTGGGAACCACATTCGTAAAAATGCCCCTATATCCCAGAATTTGAATGGGAAACGTGCTGCCTGTAGGCAAGGACAGAAATGCTttccttagggttgccacctgtccggttctGATCTGGAAAGCACAGTTTTCGCAAGGGCTGTCCAGGTAGGACCCTTTAAAATTGACGAGCCGATTAGCCAATCGTGGATATGTCACTTCCCCCCCCCATTAGCCATGCTGCCAGGTCTACAGCCATGCTTACTAGTGCATATCCATGCTCTGTAGGCCATAACTATGCAGCCTAGTCTATAGCCATGCTTACGGTCCAGCAACTGCTGCCCAGGTCTGCGATTTTCACTCCCAGCATGTCAGAATTTCCGCTCTCAAACAGGTGAGTTAGGAAGTTCACATCAACACCTGAagttgtttaaaggaaaaagtGACAGTGTGGTAGATGGCGACAACATTGGCTTTATAAATTAAGCAGGaaccaaagtcaaatgtaaaaaaacttggggagcaacacaagcaccataaaagtttatggaggagccaaataagggctgtgattggctattaggggcctctatgcaccctatcagcttacaggggctttatttggtaggaaatcttgtttttattcaaccaaaacttgcccccaagtcaggaattcaaacataactccctggtttgggggcactgagagcaacatccaaggggttggggaacagcATGTTGCTTCTAAGCCATTGGtcggggatcactgcattagaccCCAGCTGCTGGGGATATCAGCTACAGAGCAGTCTGAATATACGGAAGGGGCGTGGAATAAACATACTGTTAATGGCCCAACTTCATGTCCCTTACCTTGCTCTGTACGGTCACCAGCTTTATTCTGGCTCCAGATAGTCGCTTCGGCCATGCACTGCTGCAGATTGTCTGCCTTCACACACACGAGGATGTTTTCCGGTTTGATGTCGGTGTGGATAATTCGGCATCTCTTGTGAAGGAAGTTGAGACCTTGCAGCACCTTCAACAAATTAATAAGTGATTAGAGGGGACTCTTAATGCTGTCACTCATGGCTTAGTCAAGTCTTGCTGGACTAGAAGATCTCTAATTTATGTCGTGGTTCATAGTTTACCACCAATTTGATGATCACTGATATCAACAGGGCCAACAAGGAGTCAGTGACATCATCAAATACTACCCACTCTAATTTGGCTTGGAGATCTGTAATCATGGCCTTCAGTACCGGCTGTGGTGGTTCTTTAGGGATTTATCATTTTTAGGTCTCCTGAATGATCTATTCTGACACTATCTATTTGTATTACCTGCTGGAGAACCCTGCGCACACACGTTAGAGGCAGTCCTTCCGAGCCGTGATTCCTCATTAGATGCAGGAGAGATGGTCCCAGCAATTCAAACACCAGACACACATTTGGAACCGAGTTAAGGATTACGCAAACAAGTAAGCAAAGTATATGTAGAAGACGGCAGAAGGTTTGTAACATAATTGTCTAAGTGATATGCAaacttttatattaatataacacAAATGTATCCGTACACATGGTgttttgtgtcacatgactcactaaaactccAAAATGATGTACCTTATGTTGTAAATATGAAGATATAAGAAGTCACATTTGGAGTTCCATCACCGGGTGGGGGAGCACCGGCAGGGGTCGGGGCTGAGCCGCCAGGGTCTACAAGggtagcaatagcagtattggggagctcaaccctctgttaacttacccaaatgggtatcaggtgcaaatactggaagaacctcaccttgcatgggggtcaatatccaacagcaaaaaaatccagtagcacactgaagatgcaagccgtgaaaaaattgtgttttatttggcCAAGTACatattgcttgtttatatgtacttgggcaaataaaacacaattttttcacggcttgcatcttcagtgtgctactggatttttttgctgcagGGCCTACAagagtggcccagtccgaccctgacccaaCGTGCCACCCATATGCGTGCCTCTATGTCATAGAGATAAGTACAGAGTAAACTGCAGctcataaaaaaaatcagaatagcaAAAGCGTTTTGCTCAGAAACCATCAGACGGATATGAAGGCCGTTTTCTCCAATCAATTTAAAGTCATCCAGCAGCTGAATGACATTCTCCCCTTGAGATTCTTTCTTCCGTGCACCGTTTACCTGAGaagaatggaaaataaaatgagTTTCAGTTTATGGGGAAAAGGAAATACACAGAGTGAGGTTAGTTCCCAGCCAGTAGTGTAACTTGGTTGCATTGGGCCCCCCCTTCTGAGGGGCCCCTGCACTGCGCAGCTATTCTAAAGGCAagagaggggccagggaggggggcTACAATACAGCAGGTCCGTGGTCCTGGCCCGCCACTCACCCGGGCCCCCATGGAGTCTGCTGTATAGGTATTTATGCCCCTGTCTCCAGTAGACACTATAGTGTAAGGGAATAGATTTTGAGTTATGGACCTTTCCAGCATATATCTAGTGATTAATATAACCCAGACAATATTTTACACCTCCCCCATCATGTTAAAATGGAACTGGATGACTCAAAGTGACAATTTTTTGCtcgtaaaggggttgtttacctttgaattaactaTTATTATGATGTAAAAAGTGATATTCTGACaatatttgcaattagtcttcattttttatttgtgatttttgaatgatttatcattttgtttggcagctctccagcttggaatttcagcaactatctggttgctagggtccaaattagcctagcaaccaggcactgatttaaaTCAGAGGCTTGAATAAGAATAGAAGAGGgagtgaatagaaaaataagcaatacaaaatgacaataacaatagtTGATGGGCTTGGGTTATTGACCCCCAACTGGACTAATTAGCAAATCTTCCAGTAATTCCAAATAGacaattgggaactttctggtcACACACCAAACCACACCCCTTTTCTGAGTGCTCCAATGATAGGGATTTTGAGAGAGGCGCTGCTTTGGTTTTACGTAGTAGGAAATTGGTGGAGGATGCAGACTACCCTTCATGCTCTATACATAATATACAGATAGATTTCCCTACACAATTCAGTATGGAGATTTCATCCAATGCAGCTTCACTGAACCTTCGGCCACTTTTTGAAATTTTCACTGCCACCTTCTTCTTTTTcctgagagagagaggagagcgTAATTAGCTTAGGCAATGCAAGATCCCTGTATGGGATACAGAACACACATACAGCAAGGCACCTAATGGACTACCTGCTGCCTGTGCTTATCTGCTGGGGCTTCCCAATTGCTTTAATGGAGCAgcctgcaaaacagttcttctatttctgcatcatttcaaatcctggcaggggaggagggactaaaacattgatgttacatattgtaacaacttccccacagcttacaggcagcatgcaggaactacataacccacaatgcactgcactgtgatgttcctttccttattgacatcaggtgtgcagggaattgtgggattgggaggaggcaggctgaaggcacaTTTTATTTGTGTATCGAAGTTGTAAGTTGTGTTGGgtctcagttcccctttaattatctgGATTTATTGCAGGGAAGTTTGCAGGACTTGTGATGGTGCTAGTgggtgtaaatgacccctcatataTGCCACAGGCCTACATAATTTCCTTTTTCGCAGATAATTTGTCTTCCTGTTATGATTTTGCTTGAATAATTCTGACTGGTCTTTTTGTAATGACCGCCCTATAAATGTTCTTTTGCTCAAtcaaatcttagttgggatcaattacaaggtactgttttattattacagagaaaaaggaatcatttaaccattaaataaacccaatagggctgttctgcccccaataaggggtaattatatcttagttgggatcaagtacaggtactgttttattattacagagaaaagggaatcatttaaccattaaataaacccaatagggctgttctgccccaataaggggtaattatatcttagttgggatcaattacaaggtactgttttattattacagagaaaaaggtaatcagttttaaaactctgaattatttgattacaattgggtctatgggagacaggctttccgtaattcggagctttctggataatgcgtttccggataagggatcccatacctgtaccaacataaGGCAGATTTAGGGCCGAcatattttttacaataaattctATATTTCAGCTCAGCAGCTCCCTTGGATCATGGTGGTGGGGATTTTACACTATTTCTGATGAGCTAGAACATTCAATAGTCCTGTTAAAACCACGCTATCAACAGCCAAAAAACAGTATGGCGCTTATTTGCTAGTACTGGGTCtggcctgggattcaaaataggccctgacattccaagtacacagaggcccaaacagcacccccccagccccaccccAATGAACAatgacagcagcccctctggcatttgccagacccacagattgccagtccaggcctggctagTACCATCTATAACATTACTAATGGAGAAAACACAGGCCAGTGGTACTTACTGTAAATCGTGACACAGCCAAACAGTAGAGAAGTAGCCCCATCCCACCTTGTGAATGGCTTGGTACCTTCTGTTCAGCATATCTCCAGCTTGCACTGGGTGGTACCCACCTAAAAACAGGGGAGGggtgaaaaataacattttgctgaGGCAACTGCAATTTTGTCCTTTTTTGCAGGGATTGTCTAACAAGGATCACTTACCCTTTATCTTAAATCTGAATTTAAGAAAACAatgtaatactttttttttaaaaaccacttcCCCTCCATTGTATCCATGTTCCTTGCTTTTTGGCAAATGCAGCCATGCAGGTAACTGGGTTCCATATTTGCTTCATTCCATAGCCTCAGCCCAGCCATGGACATGGCAAGATCATTCTGTCTGCAAGATGCAGACTTTCTATTTTTATAGCGCAGGAAGGCTAATTTCACGCATGACTTTCCAGTGGCAGGTTGCCCGTAGTTTGATAAATTGCCCCCTCAGGAGCTGGGCATATGAGCGTCTGCTTCGTGCTGTGGTCTGTAGCTGGAGAGGTTGAATTAGCCCAGCAATTTACTAACTACTTGTGCTTTACTGGTTGTTCCTTCCCCGGCAGCTTTGTGGGTTCCCTATGAAACAACGAGACCTTTTGTAGCCAGGAAGCACTTGCTCAGCAGAGGACACGCAGCCCTGTGGCTACAACCACACAGGgtcatttacttgccctttattactTACATTCATAGgaatattttgaatcccagtctgggcctgatcgCCTGTTGCCTGCCATATGCACGGTACTAATGCAAAGTAATTGAGACCTAAATGACATAAAAGCAGATAGGACTG
Encoded proteins:
- the LOC100144966 gene encoding serine/threonine-protein kinase SRPK1-like isoform X1, with protein sequence MTDKDGWQEDPAEYCPGGYHPVQAGDMLNRRYQAIHKVGWGYFSTVWLCHDLQKKKKVAVKISKSGRRFSEAALDEISILNCVNGARKKESQGENVIQLLDDFKLIGENGLHVCLVFELLGPSLLHLMRNHGSEGLPLTCVRRVLQQVLQGLNFLHKRCRIIHTDIKPENILVCVKADNLQQCMAEATIWSQNKAGDRTEQGVDVNFLTHLFESGNSDMLGVKIADLGSSCWTYKAFSEEIQTQQYRALEVLLGSTYSTPVDIWSTACMAFEMATSYYLFEPHAGKTFTREDDHIACIMELLGRIPPKVISSGRKSPAFFNKQGDLLRIPQLYPCGLYDTLVRRHRWQKNEALTFASFLLPMLEYVSEKRATAETCLQHPWLQC
- the LOC100144966 gene encoding serine/threonine-protein kinase SRPK1-like: MGQVFGFKSKKSFAMTDKDGWQEDPAEYCPGGYHPVQAGDMLNRRYQAIHKVGWGYFSTVWLCHDLQKKKKVAVKISKSGRRFSEAALDEISILNCVNGARKKESQGENVIQLLDDFKLIGENGLHVCLVFELLGPSLLHLMRNHGSEGLPLTCVRRVLQQVLQGLNFLHKRCRIIHTDIKPENILVCVKADNLQQCMAEATIWSQNKAGDRTEQGVDVNFLTHLFESGNSDMLGVKIADLGSSCWTYKAFSEEIQTQQYRALEVLLGSTYSTPVDIWSTACMAFEMATSYYLFEPHAGKTFTREDDHIACIMELLGRIPPKVISSGRKSPAFFNKQGDLLRIPQLYPCGLYDTLVRRHRWQKNEALTFASFLLPMLEYVSEKRATAETCLQHPWLQC